One window of Natrinema sp. SYSU A 869 genomic DNA carries:
- a CDS encoding IclR family transcriptional regulator gives MSETPQYAVDATGTSLAILETLVEAPEPMGVTALSEQADVAKSVAHNHLSTLRAHGYVVKHGGQYEPSLGMLSLGERTRSDLPIYRNAKEAVDNLAAATGETTSLFIREEKYAVPVYVAEGGMDWTPRFRAGDRIPLHVNAPGKCLMASLSDETLESILEGDDREAFTDATITDPEELVAEIRRIRDDGIAFCRGEHHEGIVGIAAMIPSTSGCRAAALGVSGPVDRLNGRYLEEDVTGQVLSTTKSIQVSLTGN, from the coding sequence GTCGATGCGACGGGAACGTCACTTGCTATACTCGAGACTCTCGTCGAGGCACCCGAACCGATGGGCGTCACGGCGCTCTCCGAGCAGGCCGATGTTGCGAAGAGCGTCGCCCACAACCACCTTTCAACGCTCCGTGCACATGGATATGTGGTCAAGCACGGAGGACAGTACGAACCGTCACTGGGAATGCTGTCACTCGGGGAACGAACCCGCAGCGACCTGCCGATCTACCGGAACGCGAAAGAAGCGGTCGACAATCTGGCGGCGGCGACCGGCGAGACGACGTCACTGTTTATCAGGGAAGAAAAGTACGCTGTACCGGTGTATGTCGCTGAGGGCGGTATGGACTGGACTCCCCGATTTCGAGCCGGTGACCGGATACCACTTCACGTCAATGCTCCGGGGAAGTGCCTCATGGCATCGTTGTCGGACGAGACACTCGAGTCAATCCTCGAAGGTGATGATCGCGAAGCGTTTACAGATGCAACGATCACCGATCCCGAGGAGCTCGTGGCGGAGATTCGGCGAATCCGTGACGATGGTATCGCGTTCTGCAGAGGTGAACACCACGAAGGGATCGTCGGTATTGCAGCCATGATCCCATCGACGAGCGGCTGTCGAGCCGCCGCCCTCGGCGTCTCCGGTCCTGTCGATCGATTAAATGGAAGATATCTCGAGGAGGATGTTACGGGACAGGTACTGAGCACGACGAAATCGATTCAGGTATCGCTCACTGGGAACTGA
- a CDS encoding IS5 family transposase, protein MTQISRFIGEVVPVAQSVTGDGDESAAPEGGGGFADYALVSLHCLRIYLDTSYRMTIDLLKEMPQITGEIGLSAADLPSPSTLCKVLDRISMRVCRVLLRQSAQLHDLSEHAAIDATFYERDRASRHYCQRTNYRVQTLKVTKLVDTATQAVLDLHCSTTLEGSDADLAEQIARRNAGDLRSLAADKGYDKQQLRERLRELDIRPLIKHRIFAPYDHAHNARIDEDRYAQRSMTETVNSAVKRSLGYAVRARTWYREFREIALMCVVYNIKQAVKQ, encoded by the coding sequence ATGACGCAAATCTCCCGCTTCATTGGGGAAGTTGTTCCGGTCGCTCAAAGCGTTACTGGTGATGGAGACGAATCCGCCGCCCCGGAAGGAGGCGGCGGATTCGCCGACTATGCACTTGTTTCCCTCCATTGTCTGCGGATTTACCTTGATACGTCCTACCGGATGACGATTGACTTGCTCAAGGAAATGCCACAAATAACCGGGGAGATCGGCCTCAGCGCGGCCGATCTCCCCTCGCCATCCACGTTATGTAAGGTGTTGGACCGGATCAGTATGCGCGTCTGTCGAGTGTTGCTGCGCCAGTCGGCGCAGCTACACGATCTATCCGAACACGCTGCTATCGACGCGACATTCTACGAACGAGATCGTGCGAGCCGCCACTACTGCCAACGAACGAATTACCGTGTTCAAACGCTCAAAGTCACAAAACTCGTCGATACAGCAACGCAAGCCGTTCTTGATCTCCACTGTTCGACGACGTTAGAAGGAAGCGACGCAGACCTCGCCGAGCAGATCGCCCGCCGGAACGCGGGCGATCTGCGGTCACTTGCTGCTGACAAAGGCTATGACAAGCAACAACTCCGAGAACGACTGCGTGAACTCGACATTCGCCCACTGATCAAACACCGGATCTTCGCTCCGTACGATCACGCACATAACGCCCGTATTGACGAAGATCGGTACGCTCAGCGGTCAATGACCGAAACTGTCAACTCAGCCGTTAAGCGCTCGCTCGGCTACGCCGTGCGAGCGCGTACCTGGTATCGAGAGTTCCGTGAAATCGCCTTAATGTGTGTCGTCTATAACATCAAGCAGGCCGTCAAACAGTGA